In the genome of Aedes aegypti strain LVP_AGWG chromosome 2, AaegL5.0 Primary Assembly, whole genome shotgun sequence, the window TTTCCGTACATGACGGTATATTCGGTATATTAATCACCCGTTGTTAATTCTGTAAAGGAAggtaatataaataataacacatATTAGAAATAATTAGTTAAAAAGGAAATTTGTGCCAATTCACCAGTCAGCTGTCAAGATTATCTCTTGATGCTCAAGATCGAGAGATTATATCATTTCAGAACGCTCTTGGATTAAAGATAATATCTTTCTTATATCCGAAGATGATTTTGCTCATCAGATGAGGTTGCAATGCCTGACTAGCACACTTCGATTAGATGGCTTcattcaatgatacaatgattttcaagcctgcggtagaacatTGACAGCTGcagtagaacttggcggctaccgcagaacggacaatttttgaaagaaccGTAATACAACataatttgtttgcgtgtacagtcaactttcgttcgttgcactaaacctgtagcccacttagtgaaagactttcactaatcgggctgagtttcaaGCTGTCAAATAAcgtagaacaaaagaaaaacagagctaccaacattgataaattgcgtgtagtgtcagaaaatgacgtttgccttcgttttaagtgggccatggaccgatgcacgagttcactatttgactttttagcagtgccatgttatttacgtgaccatggcaacaagtgaattcggcaccgctcaaacgtcaaatagtgaactcgtgcatcggtccatagcccaactaacgggagcccaattaaaacgtagcctacttaaagatagtgcaacgaacgaaattcgactgtatagagaagaaaaaCGTAGTCCTACGTTAAAAATACTCAGTTATAGGtttttcattttctccgtgtgcGAATATTGACAGCATATCAGTTCATGCTGTCAGGTGTAGCATGAGCTGAACACTAAACAAAAACAGACAAACGTCAAAAAGGGTGCTTTCTCGACAGCTTCGACTCTCGTTTTCGAAAAAAAGTCGTCTTTGTGCCAATTTGTGATTGTTTTTGAGgaacaaaaatattttcgttCTAATTCACGTAACCATCGGAAGTGTCCCTCCGTGATCAGTATGAGCCAACCGCGCCCAAACGAGGAAAAGATGGACATCGACAGCGAGGTGGATCTATCGGCTGCCGGTGGATCCGGCTCCAGTGCAACCggttctgctgctgctgctgctacatCGATTAGTGGTGCTGTGCCACCGTCCGCTGTACCGCCTACAAAACCGTCCTCTTCCGGCGAATCGCGGAACGTTATGGCCGGAAGCGCAACGGTTCCCTCGGTTACCTGCTCGCTCCATCCACTGGTGATTATGAACATTTCCGATCACTGGACCAGAATCCGCGCCCAGAAGGGATTCAAATCGCAGGTGTATGGGGCTCTAATTGGGAAGCAGAAGGGCAGGAACATTGAAGTGATGAACTCGTTTGAGCTGAAGTTCGATCTGGTCGACGACGAGGTGCACATTTTGATGGATTATTACAACACCAAGGAGGAACAATGTAAGATTTGACACGGTGCTCCCAAGACATTTattatcaggaaaaaaaaaaagtctatcAAATCTATGGGCTAAATTGCTTTTTGCGGCCAATTTTCAAGGTTcatcaatttggtattattcaAAATACCATGCCAAAATTCGTATTTATAATGCCGAATTTGTTTCTGCATGACAgaaaaaattcataaaatataaAGCCTCAGTTTTGGAGCACAGATTTTTTCTGGTAACGGTCCGAGGAACACTGTGTTTCAGTTTACGGCCTGAATTTCATAATGCTAATCATGTTCTTTTTTCAGACAAACAAGTTTTCAGCGATCTGGATTTCTTGGGATGGTACACGACTGGGTCAGTTCCATCCGAGAAGCACATCAATATCCACAAACAAATTTGTCAGATCTATGAGTGCCCGATTATGATGCTGCTCGATCCTACCAGCCGTAACATGAATCAGTTGCCCATCTCACTCTACGAATCGGTGATCGATATTGTGCAAGGGGATGCTGCTATGCTCTTTGTACCCTTAACCTACACTTTGGCCACGGAGGAAGCCGAGCGGATTGGGGTGGACCATGTGGCGCGCATGTCAACGAACGATTCGGACGAAAATTCTACGGTGGCGGAACATTTGCTGGCTCAGCACAGCGCCATCAAAATGCTCCATTCGCGGATCAAGATCGTGCTGGCGTACATCAAGGCCGTGGAAAGTGGCCAGCTGGAGGCGAATCAGGAGATTCTTCGCGGTGCTTACTCGTTGAGTCGCCGGCTGCCGGTCATTCAGAACCCGTCGTTCAAAGAGGAATTTTATACGGTAAGTTTAAGGGGATTTTCAACATAAAGCTGACATTCGGGCATCATTATAAAAAGCAGAAAATTTGCAATATGAAcggacataaaaaaaacataaaaatgaaattcGAACGAACGTCAATTAAGTAAACGTAACAAAATCAGGTATTTATGGTTGTAGACCTTGTACAGCTTAAATCGTCTAATCATacgaattttcacatatttaatCAGCTTTTGGGCCTTTGTTACTCGTCAcccgacgatttttttttcacattttcccACACtgatttctttatttatttgaagTAAGTTTTCACGActaatacagtactggacagaataaagtacgcattggccgtttttcaatacaaaatagtcaagtttggaggcttatatctcggtttctagatGTCCGATTGacttgaaattttcaccgcagcttgaaagtaacctataatttgctaggctagaaattcatagtttttcattaacaaacttttatattatcgcaaatctcaattttttatgaaaatgacaaaatttttaaatagaaataatttttaaatggaaatatttagagcaatatgtcctgaaaaaatttgcaatttgatgagacacacaagtttgcagaacatcatttttcggtaaaactgattgttttcaaaatattttcaaaataaaattatgcaattcttctcaaattgagaaaatttaaataccgtaaaatggggcgaatagaaacactctccgacatgtttgaatgtgtacaacttaaaccgtgtagataaaaaacatttttattagtcTCAAATATGGGTCccgccttccttagctgagacCCTAAATGCtgttaaaaaacaaaacttatttcaTACAAAGAtttgtgaaaatgttgtatgtttctattcaccccgcagtggggcgaatagaaacactgttcagtaaatatcaatattttttttcatttaaatggaaaaataaacacttgttCGAGTGCATCTTAAAGAAATACCATAACGAATTCACctagtgaagaaaaaaaaaatgaaattatcaaaaacaatttcaatttttgaccaTGTAGGAACTCGTCAAAAATGGCGGATGTTTCAAGCtatcaaaaatggctgagatttcaatattttcttcttattttgttTAAGCGAAATGTAGCAAattttttgatttgaaaataatttgtcgATACTCTGTTACTCTTGGactaatggaaaaaaatatatttcagtagGGTTTTAAAGTTTATCTTTACATAATAGACGTATTTCTACCTGTAGGTCtctttgtttctattcgccccactttatctattcaccccgttttatggtaattcaaaagattgtgtttcaaatacaGTGATATTCcaattgagtaaaatctatgttatatctgggctgtggtgaaaatttcagatcagtCGGGCCACTagaagctgagattcagatctccaaacttgaccattttgtatggaaaaacggccaatgcgtactttattctgtccagtactgtatgtgccgaatgcaaaaaaaaaaaaaatcgcgtcAAATTCTCGGagaatttttcgattacttttttGAATGGACGTAAGAAACTTTCACTTTTACAATCTCTTTTTTACGTCAAATCTGCGTTATTGATTCCAATAGTCTTCATTGTGATAAGTTATGTAAGAATAATCGATAATTAATGAAAGGAAAAATAGTGGACAATTCATACTTCCATCTATTCAAGTATATCTTCATTTTTTGGGCTCATGTTAGTTTTGGGCTAGTGTAGTTAAATCGCGAGATGACTTTACTTGATAATGCAGATGATTTATCAATACTTCATTACCTTTCCGCTTTTTGACATAATCAGCGTTTCAGTATCTTCAGCCTTACCAATGTGTTTCAACCGTTGGTAGAAAACCCATTTGAAACATTGTAGGGTGCAGAGCAACTTCGGTACTTCCATGATTCTGAATCTTTGCAATAAGatgcacttcaatacgacgcacattttaaatattagctcagtagctttgaaaaaactccactgccgaagtgaatcaaaagtgccaagtataggatccggctcctaaTTGAAGTTTAGAAAACTAATCGTTACATTTGTTTCAGCAATCCAATGACGTCGGCCTGATCACATATCTCGGTGCACTGACCAAGGTTTCCAACGATATGAACCAACTGGTGAATAAGTTTAACGTTCTGTACGATCGCCAAGGCATGGGAAGAAGGATGCGGGGCCTTTTCTTTTAAGTTTGACATTTCTTTCCACAAAGGTAAATATGCACCTAATTGAACTCACTAATGAGTATAATGGATATTTCTGCGTTCTTTATTGAATACAACTTCTCATTTAAATGATACACCGAGCACAGCCGAATTCAACAAACGTATCATTCTATTAATGAATGCCAGCATTTTGAAAGAACTTCCTTGAGAGTAGCACCAGAGCACCTACTTGCCCCCTTTATCAGCGCTGGTTCCCGCCTTGGCTTCGTCTTCTTTTTCCTCGTCTTCCTCCTCTTCCGACTCACTATCGTCTTCCTCATCGGAATCCGACCCCTCTTCGTAATCGTCATCATCGTCGGAATCCGTTTCGTTGTAACGATCGGCAGCAGCCCGATATGCAGTGTATTCGGCATCGTAACAGtaatcatcgtcgtcgtcatcattaTCGTCCTGGCGCTTGCGACCATACTTGTGGCTACGAACTGGAAAAAAGAAGTCCTTCGTTACATATCGCTCCTACCAAACTAAAGGTGATTTATCTGGATCTTTATAAATGTGGGCGAAACAACACAAAATTGCCAAGGTGTGCACAACTGCCACCCATCTCGTATTTTGAAACACTAACATTCAGtttgtttcatacaaaatcatGAACATCTTTCAGATTAGATGCTTTGCACAACTCATAAGATTTTCTTGTATGTTTCCTTGTAAGATATTTGGTAGATTTCACCCAAAATATCCTATAAATTTCGAACAACTCGAAGATTTATCATCTTTTCATACGCCTGTAACTgcccataatcgcataacagtcccatgtcgacttttgaccgatttgcattttttgcataaatcaacTCAGCATCGTGAGAAGATCTATAAAAACTACTAAAAAAGTAGCCTGTTTTCCTATCTTGTACAAAAACAAACCCCACTTGTGTTGTCCCATCTTGaaaatattcgcataacagtcacatcaaAGTCCGTATAGTGGTCGGGctcagaatgggtaccacttctagtactacatacGGTCTCTCGGTACTACTTATGTGTAACGAAGTAAATGGAAATcaattatacagtgaaacctccatgagtcgatgttctatgtcttaatattgactcatggaaccatacctaaacaaaatttcatggtaacTTAAGTACTTAAGCTTGTAAGTGTGCACaataaaaacttttcaacgcaaaagcaatatttccatataaaaaccaTCAGCAATTATCGTCTTGTTCATCTGCTTATTGGGAAAATACAGAAAGACTTTGGCTCGGCACATCCCACGAGCCACTGTATTTTAGATCTGCGGTCAAGGCTTACAGAAGTTGcctgaaaaatttgtttcatcATTCTGGATCTCCCATATAACAGATCAGCTAGATTCGTCCTGAATCAGGTTGTTCTGGAACATCTCGAATTATTTCCATCGAATTCCATTTCCGCATTATCCAAAAGATGATCATCAAGGTCCCAGTCATGACTGGGACTCATGACTGTAAGCGCATTCTACATCATGTCGTGTGTTTTGAGAAAgcatttaacccgtataggcctgagtgaaagcaaaaattttaaaaccctcaccgctcagcgaattcttaatggattcaagtgtttttttgtcagtatactggcacacatatctagatTCTAGAAGTAGACAGGgaaacgcggaaatattcatgtggccggagttattccggtgggtcagtgggtcaggtcgggtgagaagggtactgtgcgtttatttattttgagaaacgattgaattggataactatgagtattGCATTTGATCAATCCTACAAaagaccattttcgggtcccgggatgtctcaaacttacgataaagtggccaatttgtatcttaacatctgtgccaagcttatgggaacgcattttagtacacaattatgtttgatctctacttttcgagaattgaaacgaactagtatccaacaaatctatagccggttcttccgggcattacgtccgaatggccacatccggtatattttaaacggtgcaaaactcttcatttataatattCAATGTCAGatgtcagatcttaatgatttatgtaaattaaaatgattgtcatggcaaataaataaaggtagctttgcatgtcccaaaaaaatagcccttttttacccgacttgacccagcgacgcaccggaataactccgaccacaggaatatttccaagtccctctggccacttctagaaagacgatatgtgggccagtgaactgacaaaaaccATTTGAATCCGTTGAGAGTTCTCTGatcggtgagggtttcagtatttttgatttcactcaggcctatacgggttaatccgatgttttttttttatctggtgATTCATCCATGGACATACAGTATACTATCCGTAACTCACTGTTCCGTATCTCGATAACGAATTATAGAACGTGTAGTAAATGTGGGTTTTATggatacctcgatggtcccttttaCCAAAGTTTGTGtttgattttgtgttctttaacacgatatttccctaactcgatagtcccttaacatcgagttacggagagttgactgtactataataactatttttttacGGCCAAAGAACATAAACAGCAAATGAAACGACCAGTGCATTAATAACAATGAGTGTTTTAGTAGCTGTCGAACGAGCCGATGAACatgatgggactggtatgcaaaTACATtggtatattatattgtatataatcgcataacagtctcgcTACGAGTTTTCTGCATTTTGaggcaaattttcaacttgaattcaaaataaatttattaggtTTGTTCGTGTACTCAACAAACAGTGATATGGagaaatttaacacattttagGCCAAATAGAGACTCAAAATGGAACGAAATTGTTTCCACATTTCAATCGTCTTTTTCTCAGTTTGTCGTTTTCCAACATGGGACTGTTGTGCAAAGAGGGGCAGTGTATCTCACGTTTTTGATCACGGTCATGCATGCTACTGCTTCTGCAAAAAATGGGCGATTGGTATCCGAGTAAAGGGAGATCAGAGAGCTATTCTTATTCAGAAGCTGCTCACCCAGTGTTTGTAAAGGTTGCTGTAGGATAAATCCCAAAATATCCGGAACCTAAGTTCACGCTTCTTCACGGTTCATGCAGGCAGCTTGGTACATGAGGAATAACTTAAAAAGTAGAAAATTGCATGCGGCGTCTAGCCTGATCCCTTGTCGAAATCAGATCAATAGAATCTCGATTGAagcgtgaaaatttgtgactgtCATAATTAAGATCAGGCTGCTGtgtcacagcctacctgattgaaaacTACTGATTCTATGTGTTGCATGGAAGGCCATGTAGGTACTTTTGAAATAGGATTGTGCTGTTAGAATTCAATAGAACGGCAATTtacgtaatagcaaaaaatggtgtatgcaactcgttgcaaaactcgatatttcagtgctgaaaaaatcatcattttgcatcttgttgcataaataactatttcagaTTTCATATTATACAAAAGATAAATAACACATTTATGCACGGATTGCAAACTGTTAGCATTATTGCTTGAAATCATctgaaatataaaaatttcaattaggCTTGTCAATTCGAACCCAATTTTAGAttcataccgtaaaacggggtgaaaAGAAAAGGTAaggcgaatagaaacaaagcGACCTACAGTTAgaaatgaaatcatttttgCCATTAGTTCAATAGCAACAGAGTATCGATAGACTATATTGAAATCTCaaccatttttttaaacttgaaaaatccGCCATTTTTGCCGATTTCCAACataatcaaaaattgaaattgttttaaatatgtttttttcttcGCTAAGTTAATTCATTTTCTGATTTCTACAAGGTGCActtgaaaaagtgtttatttttccattaaaatgaaaaaaaagctttgataTTTACTGAatagtgtttctattcgcccaaTTGCGAACATACATAgaaatatacaatattttcatagatctttactgccgtgaatcgcaagtcagtcccatctgcattttcgtcaaaattgagttgagttcagttttcaacatatcttccaaagttttttcagctgccctaatgagataataagatttgttcggaaaaagtaggaaaaaacagcaaatcaaattgtcccataatgaaaagtaactgcatatcagtcccactacagatttccgacCGTGTAAcagaaaaatgaaccgtgttctgatcatttttatatttttctcataaaGATATCGCAGCGAAAAGcaaactgtgaaaatttcattaaaatttgaacaagtttaaatcctgtggattttttttggaatattcgtatgaaaaacgagtttggaaacttcacaccccattttctcaatgcctactttttatagatgtttacaagacataatttttatttttatatcagcCATTAGGGTATCAACAAAGGAGAACTATATATATTTGAGATTATTAAAACTGGTTTTTATTCACAAGGTTTAACTTGTACACATTCAAACATGTTccttccgttttacggtacaggTGTTCTTCCAGGGTCGCATTTCAGCGCCCCACTAATTTTACTTCACCGCTTGAAAATAttagtacagttaactctcccttactcgatattccatatctcgatatcgagttagagaaccatagtagaagttggttttcatggctgacTCGATGGtaccttggaacgcagttgcactgcttttgtgttctgtaactcgatacctccctaactcgatgatcccttcaatatcgagtaagggagagttaactgtaataaaacttttgaaagataACATGAAACCCACTTCTTAACTTCTTAAAATCAGATCAAACGATCATAATTTGTTTATGTACCAATGAGTTACGGCCTATGGAATTTACTCTTCATTTTCCAACTgccatttttttgtttaacaatTCATTACACATACAATCGGTTGTGATTTTGATATATGCAGTTTCTTAAGGAAGATTAAAATATTTAGACAtagtatagatttttttttatggtgtgCTCAGCTGGAGCTGCATGACAGCTTCTTTGTCTGTGCTGGACCCCGTAGTGCAAATTTTTACCTCTACTTTTGCCAATATTTAGACGGAATAGGCTATGTTGCCCGCTTTaacactattttgtttgaatattgtgcagaagtagttttattaaattgtttttgcttCAGTTTCCGTCCCGTTGTCGTGTTTGTATAGTTAGCCTTTAGTCCTGAGCAATTCGGATTCTTGTTTACGCATGGAGAAGCGACATGAAATATTTGTTAATGTAAATGAATGCACTTTTTGGAAATAACATACAGAGCTATGTTGTAGTCTATGTTGACAAATTGCAGCCCAAACATCATCTCCAAGCATCTTTTGACAATGATATACAGAGAATGTTAATTATATAGATTGCGGTCGAATTTAAAAATGATAGCGATTTGATGGAAGATccgttttcccgaatgaacgTTATAGaagtgaaaaacatgaaatacGCTTCCAACAACGCGAACAAGAACTACCTGAAGTGTCTCGTCATTTTCAGGTCTTGTATGTCATGTATTCTCTTGTATTTTAGTCGTTTATGCTACTAGTCTGAAACAATGTCAATGATGTGTTCCAATCTATTCCAATCTATTGTTCTGATCTATCCCAAAATATGAGTCAAGTTAAAAAGTCTTATCTTCCAAAGGTCGCGCTGGAATGCTAATTATTACAATGTCTAGGAGAGATGACTATCTATGTTGACAACTTGTAGTACCGATTCCAAGTTATAGATAATTATGAGAAGAAGTATCAAATCAAAATGTACTGTAAATGTGTTCGGTATGGTCAGCGATGTATTTTATGTTCGTCGTATTGTTATTGTTCTGAGGTCTTCTCAAAATgagaattgaattgaataatgTCTCAAGTTATTTTCCCGATTGGAAAGGCTGTATTATCGGGCGGGTGAATATGTAGGGACCGAAAAGTTAAGTTGTTGTTtcagtttcaaaaaaaatagtATGCAGTATAATTTTTCTATTTAGCTTGAGATGCGGTCCATCGCTGGTCCGTTGAGTCCGAGGGACGTTCCCGTGGCCGGTGTACCGAGGAATAGAGAATTAGAAAATATATGTGATATTATCAAAGCGGTATATTCAAAGACACTAACAAAGTGTCACATCTCAACTAATACCATAATACCTTAACTACAAATACAAAAGCTTCTtctatgttatttccactactacgctcacgataattatgttatgatcGTTAGAATAAAAACGATAGAGGTTACTACTACATAACAGAAATACTACCCAAAGAACGCTAATGTCGCCAGTGTTGGTGTGATAAATGCAAAGTAGTGCAAAAATATTTAGATAATTAAATAAGTTATAAATTATCGAAGTATATTGACAGCTATAGAAGGTATGCTATTCACGACTGTGCATTAGTATTAGTAGATAGTTATGAACTTTTTCTGGATTTGCATAgcgtttgttatattttaatgcaatttaagtaaatttaggTATTTAGGATAACAAAATATCGATGGCTTAGCAGAATAATTTCTAACGTATCCGATTGGAAGATTATTCAATGCATTTGTTCTATTTATGATGAGTATTCTCCATGTTTCTCATCAAACCCATTATCTCCCTCAGAAATAACTAGCCGTgcaatttgttttttattttacatacaGGAATATATTTACTAAATGTACATAGAAACGCCTTATTGTACGGAATGCAGGAATTGAATCCAatataatttctgaaatttgaCCGAATTTCTAGTTCACATAAGGGGCCCAAATACAAAGGAGTGGGAGTGACATTgaggtcggttttgagttgagtatacTGAAATGTTTAAAGCTGTACAAGAgtgtttttggaagattttcgatCGACCCTTTCGATATTTTAGATAGGTATAATGAAATAAATAACACAAAGTGCATTTGCTTGTTGTTTATTGTTCAGTGTAATTTAACTTTCGATAGTTGTTCAAATCTTACATcaggattttctttattttcttccGCTATGGTCCTACTATCTGATTCTCAGACGTACTTGGAACAAACGAAAAGATTCGTGGta includes:
- the LOC5564024 gene encoding COP9 signalosome complex subunit 6, encoding MSQPRPNEEKMDIDSEVDLSAAGGSGSSATGSAAAAATSISGAVPPSAVPPTKPSSSGESRNVMAGSATVPSVTCSLHPLVIMNISDHWTRIRAQKGFKSQVYGALIGKQKGRNIEVMNSFELKFDLVDDEVHILMDYYNTKEEQYKQVFSDLDFLGWYTTGSVPSEKHINIHKQICQIYECPIMMLLDPTSRNMNQLPISLYESVIDIVQGDAAMLFVPLTYTLATEEAERIGVDHVARMSTNDSDENSTVAEHLLAQHSAIKMLHSRIKIVLAYIKAVESGQLEANQEILRGAYSLSRRLPVIQNPSFKEEFYTQSNDVGLITYLGALTKVSNDMNQLVNKFNVLYDRQGMGRRMRGLFF